The Duganella sp. BuS-21 sequence CCGGAATCGGCGTACCGCCTGGGCAGTTGATCGGATCGTTCAGGGTGTTGCCGGAGTTGGTGTAGGCTTCCGACATGTTCAGCTCATACAGCGACGGCGCGCGGAAACCCTTCGAGTACGAACCGCGCAGCAGCACGGCGGTCGCTGGACGGTAGGTGAAGCCGAACTTCGGATTGGCGGTGTGACCGAAGTCGCTGTACTTGTCGTAACGCACGGCGGCGGTGACGTCCAGGTTCTTCAGCAGCGGCAGGTTCAGCTCCGAGAAGAACGCCGACACGTTGCGCTTGCCGACGTTCAGAGTGTTCGGATCGATACCGGTCGAGGCGATCACCTTGGCAGCGTACTCGGTGTTGGCGGCGCTGTAGAACTCTTGCTGTTCGTATTGCGCGCCGACGGCCAGTGCGGCCTGGTGGCCGGTATTCAGCCAGTCGCCGATTTCGCGGCTCATCTTGAAGTCCGCGCCACGGGTCTTGCCGGTCGCGTTCATGATGTTGCCGTCCAGAGCTGCCGAATTCAGCAGCGCGGTGCCGGCGGCATCCTGGGCGCCGAAGACGTTGATCACGCCATCAAGCACGCCTTTGGTGATCAGGTTGCCATCGCTGTAGCCGTACAGGTTTTCCTTCAGCTTGTTCTTGTTATAGGTCAGGGCGGTCTGGTAGTCCCAGCCTGCCATGGTGCCTTTCAACTCGACCACCAGGCGTTCCTGGCGGTTGATGTTTTCATCGGCACGCGAACCGTTCGGCAGATCGCGCCATTTGGCGTGGACGAAGCCTGGCTTGACGCCGGCGGTGTTGTCGCCGCCGATGTCGGTGTAGTTCGGGTCCAATGCGACTGCGGCAGGGATGCTGCCGTTGCCTGGGAAGTAAGGATTGAGGGAACCGTCAGGACGCTGACGGTTGATGTACAGGCCGCCGTATGGCACAGGCGCGATGCCGCTCTGGATCTTGCTTTCGGTCGACAGGTATTCCACGCCGAGTTCGTGGTTCTCGTTCAGCTTGAAGGTACCCTTGATCAGGCCGGTGTTGCGCTTGCTCTTAGGGATGTAGTCGACAAAGCTGGAGGTGGTCATCAGGCAGGAGCCGTCGCCCGCCGGGATCAGGTTGGTGCCGGTGGTGCAGCCGGGGCCGGACGGATTGGCGCTGACTTCCTGGTAGTAGTTGGCTGGGCTGGTCGAGCCCGACAGGCCGCCTGGATAGCGGGTGTTGAAATCACGCTGCATGCCGCCGATGCGCTGTTGCGACTGGTGGTCGAACATGGCGAAGATATTGAAGCCGTCCTTGTCCAGATCGCCGTAGCCGAAGCCGAAGTTGGCGTTCTTGGAGAAGCCGCCGTCGTGCTGCGGGCTGTCCGCGCCCACGGTGACGGTGCCACCCTGGTAGTCTTTTTTGGTGATGAAGTTGATCACGCCGCCGACGGCGTCGGAGCCGTACAGCGAGGAAGCGCCGTCGCGCAGCACTTCAACGCGCTCGAGCGCGGCGAACGGGATCATGTTCAGGTCGGGTGCCGAGCTGTCGAGGGCGTTGTTCGCCAGGCGGCGGCCGTTCAGCAGGATCAGGGTCTTGTTGGCGCCGATGCCGCGCAGGTCGGCGAACGAAGCGCCGCCGGTGCCGGAACCGACCACCTGGCTGGTGCCTTGCGACGATTGCGAGACGCTCAGGTTGGCCAGCACTTGTTCAACGGTGGTGATGCCTTCCTTCTTCAGGTCGGCCATTTTCACTATGGTCACAGGGACGGCGGTCTCAGCGTCGATACGCTTGATCGCCGAACCGGTAATTTCAACGCGCTGGATAGGCGCATCCTGGGCGAATGCTGGTTGTGCCAGCATCAGTGCGGCGCTGCCCGCAAACATCACGCGCAGCGAGCGCGACAAAACAGTTTCCATCATCATTAACGAACTCCTTCGGGGGGTGTTTCTTGACTCTTTATTATTGAAAATTACACTATGAATATTCTATAAATGAATTTATTCAGTGCAGGTCATGAAACCACCCGGCGCCGCCCAAGGTCAATTATCGCTCTGTAACAACATTGAAATAAACAACACTTCCTTCGGTTTTTACCGAAAAACAAGCGTTTTTTACACAAGAATACAAAGTTTTTGGCTGATTATGGCTTGGGCATGCTAGGAACGGCGTAAACCTGAAGCCAGGTTTACGCTGTTATATAACGATACAATCCGGGGTCTACAACCCGGGGTCAGTTCCGACATTCGGACATTTCGCTCGCGAAATGTCCGAATGTCGGAACTGACCCCGGGTTGTTTTTAGGCGCGCTTGGCGGCCATGGAGAGGGCGACCGCTTCGGCCACCTTGATGCCGTCGACGCCGGCGGAGAGGATGCCGCCCGCGTAGCCGGCGCCTTCGCCGGCCGGGAACAGGCCTTTGGTGTTGAGGCTTTGCAGCGTGTCGTCGCGGCGCTTGATGCGGATCGGCGACGAGGTGCGCGTCTCCAGACCGGTCAGCACGGCGTCGTGCTTGAAGTAGCCCTTGATCTGCTTGTCGAACGCCGGGAAGGCTTCGCGCAGCGCCGTCACCGCGAACTCCGGCAGGATCTGCGCCAGGTCGGTCAGCGTGATGCCGGGCTTGTACGACGGCACCACCGCGCCGAAGTCGGTCGAGGCGCGCCCGGCCACGAAGTCGCCCATCAGCTGGCCCGGCGCGTTGTAGCTGCCGCCGCCCAGGTGGAAGGCTTTTTCTTCAAGCTCGCGCTGGAAGGCCATGCCCGCCAGCGGGTGGCCCGGATAGTCTTCTTCCGGCGAGATGCTGACCACGATGGCGCTGTTGGCGTTGCGCTCGTTGCGCGAGTATTGGCTCATGCCGTTGGTGACCACGCGGCCCGGCTCGGACGCCGCCGCCACCACCGTGCCGCCCGGGCACATGCAGAAGCTGTACACCGCGCGGCCGTTGCTGGCGTGGTGCACCAGCTTGTAGTCGGCCGCACCGAGGATGGGGTGGCCGGCGTTGGCGCCGAAGCGGCAGGCGTCGATCAGCGATTGCGGGTGCTCGACCCGGAAGCCGATCGAGAACGGCTTGGCTTCGATGTAGACGCCGCGCTCGTACAGCATCTCGAAGGTGTCGCGCGCGCTGTGGCCGACGGCCAGGATTACGTGGTCGGTGACGATTTTCTCGCCGCTTTCCAGCATGATGCCGCGCATCTGGCGGCCGTCCGCCGTTTCTTCAACGTCGATGTCGGTGACCTTGCTGCTGAAGCGGTATTCGCCGCCCAGCGCTTCGATGTTCTCGCGCATCGCTTCCACCATCTTCACCAGGCGGAAGGTGCCGATGTGCGGCTTGCTGACGTAGATGATTTCGTCCGGCGCGCCGGCCTTGACGAACTCGGTCAGCACCTTGCGGCCGTAGTGTTTCGGATCCTTGATCTGGCTGTACAGCTTGCCGTCCGAGAAGGTGCCGGCGCCGCCTTCGCCGAACTGCACGTTCGATTCCGGATTGAGCTTGCGCTGGCGCCAGAAGCCGAAGGTGTCGACGGTGCGTTCGCGCACGATCTTGCCGCGTTCAACGATGATGGGGCGCAGGCCCATTTGCGCCAGGATCAGCGCCGCCAGCAGGCCGCAGGGGCCGATGCCGATCACCACCGGACGCTGGAAGTCGGGATGCGCCGCCAGCGCGGCGCCGTCGGCCACGAATTGATAGGCGGTGTCCGGCGAGGGCACGATGTGGAGGTCGTTGTGGTGGCGCTGCAGCACGGCGGCTTCGTCCTTGAGCTC is a genomic window containing:
- a CDS encoding TonB-dependent receptor, which gives rise to MMMETVLSRSLRVMFAGSAALMLAQPAFAQDAPIQRVEITGSAIKRIDAETAVPVTIVKMADLKKEGITTVEQVLANLSVSQSSQGTSQVVGSGTGGASFADLRGIGANKTLILLNGRRLANNALDSSAPDLNMIPFAALERVEVLRDGASSLYGSDAVGGVINFITKKDYQGGTVTVGADSPQHDGGFSKNANFGFGYGDLDKDGFNIFAMFDHQSQQRIGGMQRDFNTRYPGGLSGSTSPANYYQEVSANPSGPGCTTGTNLIPAGDGSCLMTTSSFVDYIPKSKRNTGLIKGTFKLNENHELGVEYLSTESKIQSGIAPVPYGGLYINRQRPDGSLNPYFPGNGSIPAAVALDPNYTDIGGDNTAGVKPGFVHAKWRDLPNGSRADENINRQERLVVELKGTMAGWDYQTALTYNKNKLKENLYGYSDGNLITKGVLDGVINVFGAQDAAGTALLNSAALDGNIMNATGKTRGADFKMSREIGDWLNTGHQAALAVGAQYEQQEFYSAANTEYAAKVIASTGIDPNTLNVGKRNVSAFFSELNLPLLKNLDVTAAVRYDKYSDFGHTANPKFGFTYRPATAVLLRGSYSKGFRAPSLYELNMSEAYTNSGNTLNDPINCPGGTPIPGKSSAANCKQQFQVLNGGNVNLQPERSKNGSLGVVLEPVNNLTVTADYWSIRLTQQISTLQDFDILTDPKTFASYYHRNPSGDLATDGSQCPNPITCGYIDTRYQNLGDLNTNGVDLSASYRLRTKDYGNFTIADNATWVHKYEYQNFIGDSMHQNVGAFSGNQVIFRWQNTLNLGWSKGKYAAGLTGHYKSGYQDQEVEDHPGHSVASYTTWDTYAAWEAIKGLTLTAGVRNLFDRVPPLSYQSAVFQAGYDPRYTDPTGRTAYVRATYNF
- a CDS encoding NAD(P)/FAD-dependent oxidoreductase encodes the protein MLRLNELKLPLDHAEADLPAAIIARLGIAADELLGFTIYKRSYDARKKSAIVLIYALDIELKDEAAVLQRHHNDLHIVPSPDTAYQFVADGAALAAHPDFQRPVVIGIGPCGLLAALILAQMGLRPIIVERGKIVRERTVDTFGFWRQRKLNPESNVQFGEGGAGTFSDGKLYSQIKDPKHYGRKVLTEFVKAGAPDEIIYVSKPHIGTFRLVKMVEAMRENIEALGGEYRFSSKVTDIDVEETADGRQMRGIMLESGEKIVTDHVILAVGHSARDTFEMLYERGVYIEAKPFSIGFRVEHPQSLIDACRFGANAGHPILGAADYKLVHHASNGRAVYSFCMCPGGTVVAAASEPGRVVTNGMSQYSRNERNANSAIVVSISPEEDYPGHPLAGMAFQRELEEKAFHLGGGSYNAPGQLMGDFVAGRASTDFGAVVPSYKPGITLTDLAQILPEFAVTALREAFPAFDKQIKGYFKHDAVLTGLETRTSSPIRIKRRDDTLQSLNTKGLFPAGEGAGYAGGILSAGVDGIKVAEAVALSMAAKRA